GAGAGATAGGATGAGAGAGAAGGCAAGAGTCGGAGATCAAAttactcctctgtaaactagATTACTCCTCTAGAAAACAAATGTTTCTCTCAATCTCTGACATGTGGCCCACCCAAACAGTCTCACATGCTGACCAGACAGCACGCGTGCGTGAGTCTGCGTGCGACCATCGAGTGCATGTTGATTTtatccacccacaccagacgcgatcaggacacacaggttgaaatatcaaaacaaactctgaaccaactatattaatttggggacaggttgaaaagattttaaacatttatggcaatagctagctagcttgctgttgctagctaatttgtcctgggatataaacattgggttgttattttacctgaaatgcacaaggtcctctactccaataattaatccacagataaaaggggaaaccGAGTTCGTTTccagtaatctctcctccttcaggcttcttcttctttggactttatatggtggttggcaaccaactttaaggtgcattaccactaccAACTGGCCTGGAGTGTAGACCttagttcatctttcaatcacccacgtgggtgtaTGCTCCTAAaaaacaatgaggagatgggagaggcgggacttgcagcgcgttaagcgtcacaaatagaactatGTTCTATTTTAGCTTCTGGCTATGCTGACACTGGTTGACGCACgccagcagtgtgggtgcaatgattgaataacatgtatatgTACGTTTAAtttgcgacgcgagcggtgtggtcagcatgtcatGCCGTCCCTGTTGGTCATCATATGGTCTGACTCACACTCTCTCTGCTGGCTCCAGGTCCGGAGAGGTCCTGTTCTAAAGGCTGCTGGTTCCAGCTGGAGCCTGTTGGCCCAGAGACGCTGCGGCCCACCCCAGGGTACGCACTGATCCGGCTTGACAAGCCCACCTGAGTCAGGTGATGCAGCTGAGCACCTGAGAACACAAACAACACATCATGTGTAAGTAATCATTAGATACACACAGTATACACTTACCATACACACATCAATcccaatgaacacacacacacacacacacacacacacacacacacacacacacatatggcaCCTTTACCTGTGCTCCCCCCAACAGGCCGAGgtctggaggaggagggaggctcTTCATACTGCCCCCTGTTGGCGTAGACAGACTCTTGCAGCTGCTCCTCTGCAGTAACATAGGCCCCCGAACCCAGGCCctgcctgaaacacacacatacaccagacTTTGGAAATGCTGACATTCACTGAATGTACTTCAGCTTGGGTAGTATAGTAACATCTGTCTCACCTCTGCAACAGGCCTTGTACTGACGAGGGAGACATCCCCAACTCTGCATACCTCTGgacaggaagaggggagagaacgtagagagagagagagaggtgagatatCGAGAGGAGAAACATGTGGAAAAGTcataaggggagagagggagggtgagaggttgagagagaccGTATGATTCATACTTCATAGAAGAGACCCTGGGagtacacgcaaacacacacacacacacactcttaccgCAGAGAAGGGGCTGTGTGTGGGGGCTGCGGGGTAGGAGCCCCACTGGCGTGATGGGCGTGTctgtggggagggagaggggctcgGCAGGGCGGTGCTGACCTGCGTGACCCCGACACTGACGCTGCCCTGGGAGGAGGGTGACACCAGGGCGAAGGCATCGTCCAATAGGGAGTGCATCTGTTGCCGCGCCTCCTCGATGGACGGCTGGGGGGGCACGTAGGGTGGCGGGGGAGGTGCGTGTTCAAACACCTCATCGTTAGGGGAGGGGCTGCCGTGGTCTGGAGGTAGATCCGGGTccgactggaggagagagaagaggaggaataaGTGTGAGTGAGcgtgtatatggtgtgtgtgtggcctacatGGTGAGACACACATACTATGcgcacctaaacacacacacaagcacacacactattcacaccagcacacacacacagtatgcgcATAGTATGTGTGTCTCACCATGTAGGCCACATTGTTGAGTCCAGGGTATTTCCTGTAGGTGGCGCTGTTGTCTGTGAGCAGGCGGTCTCTGTCCGTCAGTCTGTCTGCGTCTGGTAGACTGCCGTTCCCCTGCTGCCTCCGCCGGCCCCGAGGAGAGCGCCTCCCCCTGGCAGGGCAGGGAAACACATCGGCAAAGATTAGCCTCAGACACATtcatacacagtcacacacactcatCTAATTCAGTCACAGACACTAATACAGATCAGTCACACATATTCAGCATGACTATTCAAGGGATGCAAATATCTTCTATCTAGAGTTCTATGCGGAAGAACGAAAAGGAGAATCTTGATACAAAGAACGAAAACAACCTGATGCTAGTAGAAGGCACTTATTAAACAAGTTGATCTTAACAATGAGGTAAGACTAAGTCTGAGTTATGTATTGACCATCACCTCTTCCTGGATTCCCCTGGGGTGGGGGGCGAGGGGGGGTCGGTGTGCAGGATGCTGTCCATGTGGTCATGGGCTGAGCTGTAGAGGCGCTGGGGACACCCTCCCTGCCCCGCCTCCTCCTGCGCCTGGCCGAAGGCATCCAGGATGTCATCCATAGAGGGGAACTCACACTGGCCCCGCCTCTTAGCCCGCTGACGCAGCTTGTTCCTGTGGTGCTCGATCTCCGACTTATGTCTCAGagccacctagacacacacacacacacacacacacacacacacacacacacacacacacacacacacacacacacacacacacacacacacacacacacacacacacacacacacacacacacacacacacatattttaaggagttttaaggtgtgtgtgagtgtttgtgtgcgccTGAGTGTATTCGCCTGTGTGagctagatgtgtgtgtgtgtgtgtgtgtgtgtgtgtgtgtgtgtgtgtgtgtgtgtgtgtgtgtgtgtgtgtattctcacCTCTGCGCTGACCCTCTCTGTGAGGGTGGGGCTGTGTGAGCGTTGTGGTGGGCTGGACCGGGGCTGCATGGCAATCAACTGGACCTTGTTGGCCTGGCGACCCCTGCCGTCAGACGAGCCTCGGGACAAACGGTCCACGTGGTCgaagatggaggaagaggagagaagctcATCTGGACCACTGCCTGTGGGAGGgactggggagagggagaggagagaggggataggagagaggagagagggagagtggagagggagaaaaagatagTAAGGTAAACTGTAGTAATACTGTAGCAGTAAACTGGGTTATTTCTGGCAAGCTGCAGCTTTACTGAACCACTCAACACGAAGGGAGGACTTACCCATCTTATTCCTCCCTATGATCCAGGCCAGAAGAAAAAGAAAGGAGGGCGAGATAGAGGTAGAcatagagaggcagacagagaggggagggggcgAGAAACATTATCACTTGGTGGTCAGAGATTCATGTTCACATCGCAAGCtttttctcccctcctcttctgcgccctcctcctcctccactctctctccatcctgcaTTCTTTCCAGCACTCCTCTTTCCCTGTTCCCTCTCActacctctttctctcctgtggtttctctcgcgctctctttctccctcggtTTTTCTCTTTGATGCAACTCCTTTAATCAGTTTCTCTCCTGCTGAGTCAGTGCATAGCTCTTTAGgacacacgcacaacacacatgaacatatacacactctcacaatctctccctctaccacttaTTCTCCTCTGTGTTTCAGCGTGGGCATTGTAGATAGAATAGTATACATGTGGAGATGACCTGATTCCTCATTCTAATCTACATGACAAAGAATCAAGTTTGTTCCATCATGGTGCATTTCTATTCGAATGTATTGAATAAGGCTTTAGGTAAAGAGAAAGGGGCGTGTCTCTTGCCATTCTTGGGCGTTTTGTTTCGGTGCGGTTTCCCCTCGTGGGGCGTGGCCACATGTCTGGTGGTCTCCTCTGCAGACTCTCTGCCACTCGATTGGTCGCTACCTAACGAGTCACCATCTGACGGGGACAGTCTGGCCAATCAGAGAAAAAACGGAGGTTAGTGTGGGTTTGTGGATTAGTGTGGATGTATCCCTGCTTGTGGATGTGTTACCAACCTCCCCCTACGGCGGTTAGCGCGGGCAGCCTTGGTGGAGGAGCCCTTGGATTTGGGAGTGTTGACATCCCCTCCTTCAGAGGGGGTGGCCTCTTTGATGGGCACAGGGAGGGCACCAGGCTCCTGGATCACCATGATGTCATCCTTACTGTGCTGCCCCAGGTGGAGCTTGGCGAAGTCAAACCCTTTCACACTGGGAGcctgcagctggagagagagaggggggggtggagagaaagagaggggaagatatagaaagaaagagagagagagagggtagacagaaagagagagaaagaggggagaaagagagtaaAGAGGTAAAGGTGGAACAAGGAGAGATCCAAGCACATCAAGACATGTATGTATGCATGACTACAGCCTTATGCCATTCTCATTTTGATACAATTCCAGTCAGATCACAAATCCACAGTCCCCCATGGAGGTCGACCCTCTAACCCTTCACCCCTGCCCCTGACCTTCTGTCTCTGCTGGATGGTGTTGATGGCGTCAGGCTGGAACTCCAGCTTCTCCGAGCCGCACAGTTTCCAgtagaggatgatgatgatgaagatagcCAGCAGGACAGGCACCACCACCCCCACAATCAGCCAGACACTGCTGCTCTGAGTCTCAGACGGGGGCACTGTCAGCGTCTCCACAGCTACAGAAGACAAATACATTATGTACATATACAATCAGCTTACACTTTTATCTAAGCAATATGCTACTGTACACTAGGAAATGAGTGCAGCCAACCTACATGGGCTTACATTGCGAATCACTGAATAACATAAGCACTACTTATCGAAATCCACACATACACAAGAATGCATGCGGCCACGCGCTAGTGCGCGAACACACACTTGCGCGGTCGCATGCATAGACTCACGCTGGGCAAGGGGTCTCTGGACGCGGTGCCCCAGTACGATGGCAGCCCGTTGCAGCTCCAGGCGGTTGAGGGCGGCAGCGGTGGCATCAGCAGGAACTCTCTCCCCCCCTGGTCCCTCCACGAAATACACCACTTCCAGAGAACGCCCTGAACCTGCCAGTCTCGACACACGCACCACCTGGAGATAACACCatggagtcagtgtgtgtgtgtgtgtgtgtgtgtgtgtgtgtgtgtgtgtgtgtgtgtgtgtgtgtgtgtgtgtgtgtgtgtgtgcgtgcgtgcgtgcgtgcgtgcgtgcgtgcgtgcgtgcgtgcgtgcgtgcgtgcgtgcgtgtgtgtacagcATGTGCATGTGGTAAGGATGCTACAAACAGCACACATAGTGGGTGTGAGAGTGTATAAGTGTGTCGTCTACCTGTAAGCTGTTGTTACCCACGGCCGTGGATCTCTTCCAGCGGGGTCGTTGACTCCCCTCCCCCAGCCCCTCCTCCAGCAGCAGGGCCAGACGGCGCTCCAGACGAGCCTTGAAGCTCCGCTCAGTCACCGTCTGCTCCTGGACACCCAGTAATACTGCAACACAAACAAGCAACACTAATGCACTTCTCAAAAACGGCCATCATGACTGCAACACATAAACACACGCATGCTGCTCTAGCACGGTCGCTCTCTCAATATTGAGCTTAAGGCTGAAAGTCCCGAAGCTGAAATTCGTACCTGTGCGGACCCAGGAGGAGCGTAGATGGTGAGAAACGTTCAGCTCGGGGTAGTGGAAGGCTGGGGAGACAAACACAGGATAGAGAAGATCAGGTTAGTCACTGTTGTCTGTGGGGCGAGTAACTCATTCAGAATGGGTGTGTCTGGGAGTACAATATATGCATATGGTCAGGATGCTACAAACGGCACCCAGGTGTGAgagtgtataagtgtgtgtgtgtgtgtgtgtgcacatgtgtctgtgtgtgctggcgtctgtgtgtgtgggatagTAACTGGTGTATAGatggggggtgtgtgtggggtgtcAGTGAGGAGTagatgagatgtgtgtgtgtgtgacttacgTTCAGCGATCTGCAGCGCGGGGAAGCCCAGGTAGAAGCTGAACTCCACCGTGCTTAGGTGTCTCAGGTGAGCGCTGACCTCTGACCCTAACAGGTAGCCCCGTCCATCACGCAACGCAAACGTGATGTCCACCGGAACCTTCTGGTCACCCTGTGGCTTGGCCTGACCCATGGTGATGTTCAGAAGctggaggtaaacacacacacaaacacacgtgttACAGATTTACTCACTTTTTGATTGATCTGAATCCCTTTCCTCAGCTCCGCTGAACCTGCCCAAGTAAATGGCTAATGCACACACTTTCACGGCTACGACTCTCACCTGTACAGTAACGTTGCCAAATTCGTGTGCGCGTCTGCGTGTCTCTGTGTAGGCCATCAGCAATCCTCTCTCCACTCGCTCACTGAagttacacacacgcacatccaCGTGACTGGGCACGAACTGCAGcactgaaaaacacacacattatagATTATCACACTGACAGTACACACACATTGTCTAATGCGGCACTAAaatgcgcgcgcgcacacacacacacacactagtgatgGGAAGTTCAGCTCAGAACTTTTCGACTCGTTCAGTCAAAAGAACAAATCTTTCGACTCATTTAGTCGAAAGCAGGACCCCCTACCTGCCAACGATGAACTGAAAACTCAAGTCATGATTCTACAAGCCTCTATTTCACAGTTCACCATAGGGGGCTTATTGGAGCTTCCATTTGTGACAGACTTGTAAAAGTTTGATTTAAACAATGTACATTTGTAGATTGCTAGGCATACAAATACGATTATTTCTTGATATATTGAAACTCTAGCTGTGGCCGCAACCGGACTAGATTGTGAACGACTCTTGGCGGAATGCATTGGTTGACTGTCATGAGGGCGATAAGCACAATATCGTTCGAACTGCAGCTTCCCAAACGATTAAAATGTGTTGAGCAGAGGCTGTGTATGTTTAGGTTCAACAAAGCTGTGTCATCGCAACATTCAATAATCAATTAATTCATGAGATCAATTATCAGTTCCAAACGTGTATTTTTCTTCTCTATGCTGCCTGCAACATATGATCTATTTCCATGTGCGCATAAATGACAGTTATTGGTCTTACCACATCTCTGGAACCTCTGAGCAGGAGGAGCGTGTATTAATCCTGCTATAGGACTCATTGCGACCAGCAAGTCAAAcgaactcagacagacagacagacagacagagagagagagagagagagagagagagagagagagagagagagagagagagacagagagacagagagagagagagagagagagagagagagagagagagagagagagagagagagagagagagagagagagagagagagagagaggttcctACCAGAGTGTATCTGGTACTTGTGATCAGGTATGCTGTAGAGGGGTGAGACAGTGGGGAACGAGGAGGAGCCTGGTGTTGACTGGCGCAGAGCGTTGATGACAGACATGGCGGTGAAGATCAGAGGTCCCGCCACAGCACGGAACGCAAAGCTAGACGGAGTTCTCAGGACCTggcggagggagagggggggttgggagggaaaagagagcagagggagagagaggaggagggggataggGAAGGCAGGCATGATTGGCTTTCAAGACATTTGTGAAGGGCAAATTTGCACATTCCTGGAATGCATCTCATGGCTACAAACATGCTCTTTCCCCAAAGCTTCCCCAGTGAGTATTGATAGTAGACCTACCTGCAGCTCCACTGAGCAGTTGAACTCCCTCTTCAAGATGTCCCTGACCTGGCCAAAGCCCACAGTGGAGGCAGACTTAGGCAGGACTAGGAAGAGACAGGGTTAACCTCAAACAACCTGCATTCAACCATTGCCAACGCATTCCCTGAAAACACACTCCTAAGCTATAGGCTAACCAAGGGATGTGCTTCCTTTAAACAGGTGACCATGAGATCCCAGCACAACACATTGACAGGCCAGAACAGCAGAGCTCAATGCAATGCACCCCCATCTACAATATTGGCATACAATTGCCTCTCATATGTGACTCTATCTCTAGTCTACTATGAGTTCTACTGGTGTTGTCTTACCCACTCTGACCAGGTACATGTCAGGCTTGGTGACGTTACACAGGTACTGGCGTCCTGGAGGGGCCTGAACTGGGGGAGTCCAGGTGATGCTCGCCAGGGTGCCAGTGGTTGTCGTGGTAACAGTGGTTGCCTTGGTAGTGGTCGTCGGTCGGTTGCCGGGGACCTCGGTCacgggtggtggtggtggttttatGGGGTCCCTCCCTGGAGGTCGCAGCATGGGGGGGCGAGCCAGGCTGGTGGTGTTCGAGGGGGGCAGTGGAGGGTGTCTGCCAGGGGTAGCTGGGGGGACTCTGGGCCGCAGAACAGGAGGCTGAGGGGGTACTCTGGAGGCGGGTCTAACTCCAGGGGTGAGGGTACCTTGACCATCCCAGGGAGTGGGTGAGAGGGTCAGGGGCGGGGTGGGACCCGCTGAGGGGACAAGGGGGTGCTTGTGATCCTGGGCTGGAGGGGGCCCTGTGCTAGGGGAGGGGGACggggactgagtgtgtgtgtgggtgtgtgtttttgtggtaGCGGTGGGTGTGATGCCGAGTTTAGGGGTGGTCTTTGGGGGTGGGATGACAatttctccatctctgtctctttccccatctttatccctctccctttccctctctctctcccgttctcgctccctttccctctctctctcctgttcttgctccttttccctctctctctctcgttctcgctccctttccctctctctctcctgttccctctccctgttcttctcctcatctctctctctggccagCAGATTGGTGTAATACTCCAGACTGTTCATATCCGGCAGCAGCAGCTCCGTGGGCTCTAGAGGAAACATGTCCCCCAGGTCATAGTCTTCTTCATACCAGGGAGGGTATCCCTCAGGTTCAGCAGGGTGGGTGAAGGGGAGGCCCTCCCggaggggggaggtgggggaCGTAGAGGGTCGGAGGAGGCTGGAGGACAGGGGGAGTGTTGGGCGGGAGGGGAAGGAGGTGTCGTAGGAGGCCCCGTCGCCAGGGTCGTAGGTGTGGCTGGGTAATGTTGTGGCCAGGGCCAGTTCCTCCCCCTCTGGGTCCATGAAGGAGAGTGTCTCCAGGTAGTCTCCAGAGCCCCAGGCCTCCTCTAGGGAGGGGGCGTGCTCCCAGGGCggaggaggggtgagggtggGCTGGCTGTGGGGGGGCAGAGGAGGGGGGTGACTGGGGGACAGCAGGTCCGGGGGTCTCAGTAGGAGGTGTATGCCCTGAGCTTCATCATCCACTGAGGCAGCGTCAGTGTTACCAGGGTGACCAGTGTCTTTGGGTGGGCTGGCACCTGGCCATCTGGAAGAGGGTGACGATGACGACCGTGATGACGACCGTGATGAGAACCGTGCTGCTGTCGTTCCGTTGGAGTCTACACCGCCTGTGGAGAGACAAACTACAGTCACAACACATGTCCATAAAGGCCCATAGTGCAGGAGCCTCTCCTGTTTCtgcagcgtgaggcagcttgatgtacaagtacgcCCCCTGGAAAGGACACTAGTCTTTCGCAGGGCCGTGTACATGTGTGCGTGGTTAAAATTAATGTATGAACACAGCAGGCTGAGCAGAATCCTTGCTGGTGGCTGAGAGACCTAGTTAAAGCTGAGCTCCATCTAGAGAATACAAAGAGCAGAGGATAGAGCCCGGCACTgatctcacactcacacacacacacacacacacacacacacacacacacacacacacacacacacacacacacacacacacacacacacacacacacacacacacacacacacacacacacacagagagagagccgaCCCTAGACTTTTaggggccctaagcgagatttggttgtGTGACCATCTCATGGGCAAAACATGCGTCTGCCCCTCTTGGCggcaaaacaaataaaaaaagttaTGTAATTTTAAACATTTTGACATGAGTAGAGAGTTCTTCAGTTTTAAATACATCTTtctgcaattttacacattttgtcatggggtagAGAGAAATTGTGCAGTTTTAAACCAAATTTCCTTCAATTTatacacatttttctaaaaagttaatttatttttattctgttttaaagcaagtttccagcaattctacatattttgccatcACTTATGACATATTAATACAATTTCTGggtgagtgactaacaaaatcaatgggggccccctggaggtcagggcccctgggcagaTGGCCGAATTACCGACCGAAATGCAGGGCATGATTACTACAATGTTTAGACAGCTGGCTAACTAACTTACCTAGCAATTtataaaatgttagctgacatgggctaactgagtgactgacataagaggaaaactgctgatgcactaccAAATTTCAAAATAGCACCTTGTGTAttattattctaactctcaacagtaagttgagacccagaCTGTTGCTTATTTGTAGGGTCGGCCCTGCACACACAATCCTCACTCAACATGACAATGAAGAGTCGTACACGGACACAAAGGCATAGAGAAACACCCAGTTAATTTATCATAATTTTAAGCACAATATACTGTATCACAAAGCGCTATTGTACAGATGTATGATAACCATAACCAGGTCACTCTAGGGTTGTTAACTTAACTAAAACAGAATAAATTAACAATCTCCTTGCTCTCCCTGCTCCTCATCcatcccctctcacacacacacacacacacacacacacacacacacacacacacacacacacacacacacacacacacacacacacacacacacacacacacacacacacacacacacacacacacacacacacagagagagagccgaCCCTAGACTTTTaggggccctaagcgagatttggttgtGTGACCATCTCATGGGCAAAACATGCGTCTGCCCCTCTTGGCggcaaaacaaataaaaaaagttaTGTAATTTTAAACATTTTGACATGAGTAGAGAGTTCTTCAGTTTTAAATACATCTTtctgcaattttacacattttgtcatggggtagAGAGAAATTGTGCAGTTTTAAACCAAATTTCCTTCAATTTatacacatttttctaaaaagttaatttatttttattctgttttaaagcaagtttccagcaattctacatattttgccatcACTTATGACATATTAATACAATTTCTGggtgagtgactaacaaaatcaatgggggccccctggaggtcagggcccctgggcagaTGGCCGAATTACCGACCGAAATGCAGGGCATGATTACTACAATGTTTAGACAGCTGGCTAACTAACTTACCTAGCAATTtataaaatgttagctgacatgggctaactgagtgactgacataagaggaaaactgctgatgcactaccAAATTTCAAAATAGCACCTTGTGTAttattattctaactctcaacagtaagttgagacccagaCTGTTGCTTATTTGTAGGGTCGGCCCTGCACACACAATCCTCACTCAACATGACAATGAAGAGTCGTACACGGACACAAAGGCATAGAGAAACACCCAGTTAATTTATCATAATTTTAAGCACAATATACTGTATCACAAAGCGCTATTGTACAGATGTATGATAACCATAACCAGGTCACTCTAGGGTTGTTAACTTAACTAAAACAGAATAAATTAACAATCTCCTTGCTCTCCCTGCTCCTCATCcatcccctctcacacacacacacacacacacacacacacacacacacacacacacacacacacacacacacacacacacacacacacacacacacacacacacacacacacacacacacacacacacggcagtacAGTAAGTTACATTACAGCGAGcaccctgcctcctcctcctcctcctagcctTGACTAGGCGCTGCCGCAAAGCACGGCAGCGCCTAGTCACGTGCTGTGTGGCGGCGAGCTCATTGGTATGCTGCAGACACAGCACACAGCTCAGAGGCATCCCAGCCAACAGCAGGATCAAATCACACGCACGcgtgcgcgtgcacacacacattacattgaTTCAGAGAGGGAGATAGTGATGAAGAGAGCAAGGGAGCAGAAAAAATACAAAGAAATAGAATTAGAGAGGGGAAGAGTaattgagagagaagagaaagacagagcgagaatGCAGGAATGAAGATAGATGAGAGTAAAGACTTGTGATTCTAAGAATAGCATGAAGCACCCTTCGGTCGATCCACATGGCTTTGATGACAATGATCCAATCAGCAGTGCTAAACATCCTTCATCACCAGGAAGTAGTCCGTCTGCCCCTGTCACACAGCCGCCCACAGATTTCTGTATTTTAAGTCAGGATATATTTGACTTTGAGTGGGTGCTTGTATGCgccgtatgtgtgtgtgattgtatcagtgtgtgtgatgCCTCAAGGCCAGTGAGTGGGACTGACTGAGGGGTGACTGTGTGTGTAGGCATCCACTGTCCAGCTGTCCCTGACGACATAACCAAGTCactgagagatggaggaggatgaATGGACAGACAGAGGTAAAAGGATGGAAAGACACGAGGCGAGGAGATGGGGGTGAATATGGAAGTTGGTGCATTCAGCACCAAGGACAGCTCCAAAAGTCAAGGACAAGTCAAATACTGGCCACATCTCTCAGTGTACCTtgatgaaaccaggtgtgaacaGTAATTCTTATCATTCAGAGTCAAAGCCACCATCCATCCATGCCTATGAGAGTAAGAAAATTAAATGGCAGTTACCTGCAACAGGTGAGCTTGACATCGTCATGGACACCAGCAAGGAAGCTACCAGCAGATGCGCGCAATAAGTGCGGAGGCCCTGAGAGGCTCTGGGGCACATCCTCGAACCCGTGCTCATCAGGATCATACTTTCCTTTGCCTGCGAGTAGTCACATCACACACGTGCGATGCCATCTTTTCTCTATAGCATCATCACTGCATGCTTTCTGGCGACCAGGAGGCCCTATATGCAAATATCTAATAATACAAATCTATTTAGATAAAGGCCTTGTAATAAAAATTATATTCATCGTATAGAAACATTTAATGGTTTAATGCCTATTTTTAACTAGGCTATTAAAGCAGTAGACAGGCTGCCTTACCAGTGTCCTGTCACATTTGATAGCTGGCTGGCTGACCCCATTATTGGGGAGCTTATACTAGGCCACGTCTGCCAACAAACATCATGTATCTCACAAATCTGACAGCCATGGTGCGGgttaattcatttaaaaaaaaatgtattatgccAATTTAAAATAGTCCATGAAACGATAGCCTACAACGGATTTAGTTGTTGTATCCTAATTAACCTATAATACTGTCGGTCATGACACAATTCCCAGCTTATTATCCCATCTGTATCATTAGGACACATCGTCTAGTGGACATTTTTACATTTTCCCACAGTATGCCTACACTTTCGCAGAAATAG
This is a stretch of genomic DNA from Salvelinus alpinus chromosome 11, SLU_Salpinus.1, whole genome shotgun sequence. It encodes these proteins:
- the LOC139534152 gene encoding UPF0606 protein KIAA1549-like isoform X3 — its product is MILMSTGSRMCPRASQGLRTYCAHLLVASLLVSMTMSSSPVAGGVDSNGTTAARFSSRSSSRSSSSPSSRWPGASPPKDTGHPGNTDAASVDDEAQGIHLLLRPPDLLSPSHPPPLPPHSQPTLTPPPPWEHAPSLEEAWGSGDYLETLSFMDPEGEELALATTLPSHTYDPGDGASYDTSFPSRPTLPLSSSLLRPSTSPTSPLREGLPFTHPAEPEGYPPWYEEDYDLGDMFPLEPTELLLPDMNSLEYYTNLLARERDEEKNREREQEREREREREREREREKEQEQERERERERERERERERERDKDGERDRDGEIVIPPPKTTPKLGITPTATTKTHTHTHTQSPSPSPSTGPPPAQDHKHPLVPSAGPTPPLTLSPTPWDGQGTLTPGVRPASRVPPQPPVLRPRVPPATPGRHPPLPPSNTTSLARPPMLRPPGRDPIKPPPPPVTEVPGNRPTTTTKATTVTTTTTGTLASITWTPPVQAPPGRQYLCNVTKPDMYLVRVVLPKSASTVGFGQVRDILKREFNCSVELQVLRTPSSFAFRAVAGPLIFTAMSVINALRQSTPGSSSFPTVSPLYSIPDHKYQIHSVLQFVPSHVDVRVCNFSERVERGLLMAYTETRRRAHEFGNVTVQLLNITMGQAKPQGDQKVPVDITFALRDGRGYLLGSEVSAHLRHLSTVEFSFYLGFPALQIAEPFHYPELNVSHHLRSSWVRTVLLGVQEQTVTERSFKARLERRLALLLEEGLGEGSQRPRWKRSTAVGNNSLQVVRVSRLAGSGRSLEVVYFVEGPGGERVPADATAAALNRLELQRAAIVLGHRVQRPLAQPVETLTVPPSETQSSSVWLIVGVVVPVLLAIFIIIILYWKLCGSEKLEFQPDAINTIQQRQKLQAPSVKGFDFAKLHLGQHSKDDIMVIQEPGALPVPIKEATPSEGGDVNTPKSKGSSTKAARANRRRGRLSPSDGDSLGSDQSSGRESAEETTRHVATPHEGKPHRNKTPKNGRNKMVPPTGSGPDELLSSSSIFDHVDRLSRGSSDGRGRQANKVQLIAMQPRSSPPQRSHSPTLTERVSAEVALRHKSEIEHHRNKLRQRAKRRGQCEFPSMDDILDAFGQAQEEAGQGGCPQRLYSSAHDHMDSILHTDPPSPPTPGESRKRGRRSPRGRRRQQGNGSLPDADRLTDRDRLLTDNSATYRKYPGLNNVAYMSDPDLPPDHGSPSPNDEVFEHAPPPPPYVPPQPSIEEARQQMHSLLDDAFALVSPSSQGSVSVGVTQRYAELGMSPSSVQGLLQRQGLGSGAYVTAEEQLQESVYANRGQYEEPPSSSRPRPVGGSTGAQLHHLTQVGLSSRISAYPGVGRSVSGPTGSSWNQQPLEQDLSGPGASRESVLSFPEFSSPAVFQMPSSSLGDHSVPPMLLAPPTPEFPLEESSPSAQSSASLIKAIREELRRLAQKQVAVAGTYS